Proteins from one Sabethes cyaneus chromosome 2, idSabCyanKW18_F2, whole genome shotgun sequence genomic window:
- the LOC128735531 gene encoding uncharacterized protein LOC128735531, whose product MSGKRSKSESGKGGSDVATFADRREAGATTTGSSANIPTSTTISIVNPAAVASINNPSVAASATNAVAVATNDALGMTNEANGAPRTAAVVTNYSNDPVQSGNPLPTLQVNVDVANKVNAIKKGTIPKQVASTAKSIVNSVTNIRGKVVVRRNPVRKARADRYTSCEWCSDRNNSRMVQCDGCGRWFHFECVEATEGIAEISWFCPVCPSLRSSVGQKTPAGTTHATVQVDNPLPKDSGDAKSCGKKSSKRSEQRKKDLRLQKLEEQKKLEQKFLDEKYKIMEEHDSDCATDLDDEDLEKMSKVSQWVKDTEQVGAGQDSGVVAEELQEECEVPACNVQPAVVDRRCSQRGLRNTLADFAPVQRSTPQARPTLAPNHQTSDTSNMPPMPRSRLQLPPRPSPPMIPVLENQPIPAEETICVLNRSQLAARQAVPKDLPEFAGNPEDWPLFFSMYTSSTQMCGFSNEENMLRLRKCLKGKAMEAVRCRLLHPSNVTGVLATLKMLYGRPETIVQATISKIRCLPSPDIDRLESLVNFALTVENLVATIEACGVQDFMYNASLKFELVDRLPPTLRLDWAKYTRGNLAPNLADFSKWLYSMAEDASAVMSASTNALRSRGSKKDAFINVHSETANDRSGAPANQIKDTRDQGREAPKDCFACKGTCPSLAKCKRFTELSYESKWAVIREAKLCRKCLRKHNGTCRQQNKCGINGCIYLHHPLLHSEKTDASRRFSQAEAATGTTCNVHQAQTNDVLFRIVPVVLYGPSKMVETYAFIDDGSELTLMEHSLAQELGLQGSQKTLCLKWTGGASRMENESLKVDMAISSVRSTSQKYQLADVRTIQELRLRPQTLVASELQNRYKHLAGIPFDSYTEVSPRILIGLDNAQLGHAFKSREGKPSEPIAVKSRLGWIVYGNCSSNQHLGSHVSYHAVQVCECNEGSDESLHAAMKSYFTLDSMGISKPDKPLLSVEDQRAMEILEAVTTRKGGRFETGLLFKYEAVWLPDSKAMARKRWECLERRMEKDEVLTSALRAKMVEYVQKGYVRKLTEAELKIRRPREWYLPVFPVYNANKPGKLRLVWDAAATVQGISLNSVLLKGPDQLVSLLSVLIQFREFRVAVCGDLREMFHQVSMRLEDQYCQLFYWKETSTKGMPDVYIMQVMTFGACCSPATAQYVKNTNAKLFEHEYPQAVDAIVNKHYVDDMLASVETEEEAVRLAHDVKRIHAVGGFEMRNWLSNSTTVLASLQEEATNEKNLGVGEENTTEKILGLWWNTTTDCFTFKISPRYDQDLLSGSRRPTKREVLRTLMMMFDPLGFISHFLMYLKVLLQEIWRTSVEWDTPIEEPQFQKWLMWLKVLPEVTNVQIPRCYRLSTSLGSNVQMHTFVDASESGFAAIVYLRFEEGDLVETALVSTKTRVAPLKFLSIPRSELQASILGVRLANSVAQSLSTKISERYFWTDSRDVLCWINSDHRRYSPFVAFRVSEILETTDAKQWRWVPTKQNVADEGTKWTRHPDLNPSSRWFQGPEFLRKCKADWPATPRYGATDTELRAHLLTHAPATELVIDPQNFSTWATMLRSTAYVFRYICNSKQMISTNQRKGGPLTQQELIRAETFLHRLAQQSEYADEIAILYGNRLSGTEVKSIPKSSSIAYFCPFLDEKDQLRVRGRTGACPSIDYDAANPIILPGKHRITRLILLYYHRKYHHQNHNTVLNEVRQRYRIPRLKSVYNTIRKQCQKCMNEVATPRPPAMSDLPPARLAAYSRPFTHMGVDYFGPILVSANRKTEKRWVLIATCLTIRAIHLQIAHTLSTDSCVLALRNVIGRRGTPAVIYSDQGTNFRGASKELKAALESLDRERLMTEFTTTHTSWSFNPPASPHMGGAWERLIRTVKQNLCKLLSNRPISYEILENALIEVESIINSRPLTSIPLEDDDSPVLTPNDFLLGSSSGLKPWVHLDDNPTMLRNCWRLSQALANQFWKQWIRDYLPSITRRTKWLEPAKPIKTGDIVIIADPNFPRNCWPKGRVIATKPGVDGQVRWATIQTVSGIYERPAVKLAVLDVGVCQHTPQDDHRRIPGGNVDPATSNDPPSPNAPIATNAHASTQLHPCPNEGIVDGANGQTKVTKAEKRQ is encoded by the coding sequence ATGTCCGGCAAAAGGTCAAAATCAGAATCGGGCAAAGGAGGATCTGATGTCGCAACTTTCGCTGATCGTCGGGAAGCCGGAGCAACAACGACAGGTTCATCAGCGAATATTCCGACTAGTACAACCATCTCGATAGTCAACCCAGCTGCAGTTGCTTCTATCAACAACCCCAGTGTCGCTGCAAGTGCAACGAATGCAGTAGCGGTCGCGACGAACGATGCATTGGGTATGACGAATGAGGCAAACGGCGCCCCGCGCACTGCAGCAGTAGTCACTAATTATTCGAATGATCCGGTACAATCAGGAAATCCCCTCCCTACCCTCCAGGTAAATGTGGACGTTGCCAATAAAGTAAATGCCATTAAAAAAGGAACAATTCCGAAGCAAGTAGCTTCGACTGCTAAATCGATAGTCAACTCGGTCACTAATATACGCGGAAAAGTCGTTGTTAGGCGCAATCCGGTACGAAAAGCGCGCGCGGATCGGTACACTAGCTGTGAGTGGTGTTCAGATAGAAATAACAGTAGAATGGTGCAGTGTGATGGTTGCGGAAGATGGTTTCATTTTGAGTGTGTGGAAGCGACAGAAGGTATAGCAGAAATCAGTTGGTTCTGCCCAGTGTGTCCATCTTTGCGTAGTTCAGTGGGACAGAAAACTCCAGCTGGAACCACTCATGCTACGGTTCAAGTCGATAATCCACTCCCGAAAGACTCTGGCGATGCGAAGTCATGCGGAAAGAAAAGTAGCAAACGAAGTGAGCAGCGGAAGAAGGATTTGAGATTGCAGAAACTCGAAGAGCAGAAAAAGTTGGAGCAAAAGTTTCTGGACGAGAAGTATAAAATTATGGAAGAACACGATAGCGATTGTGCGACGGACCTGGACGATGAAGATTTGGAGAAGATGTCTAAAGTTTCACAGTGGGTCAAAGACACAGAGCAAGTCGGAGCAGGACAGGACTCGGGAGTCGTAGCAGAGGAGTTGCAAGAAGAATGCGAGGTCCCAGCGTGCAACGTGCAGCCAGCTGTCGTCGACAGACGGTGCTCGCAAAGAGGATTGCGTAATACGCTAGCGGATTTCGCTCCTGTACAGCGTTCTACACCACAGGCACGGCCAACACTCGCTCCAAACCATCAAACATCTGATACTAGCAACATGCCTCCAATGCCCAGGTCAAGACTACAGCTTCCGCCGCGACCATCCCCTCCAATGATCCCGGTATTGGAAAATCAACCGATTCCTGCGGAAGAGACAATATGCGTCCTCAACCGTAGTCAGCTAGCCGCAAGACAAGCGGTACCTAAGGACCTGCCCGAGTTCGCCGGAAACCCAGAGGATTGGCCACTGTTTTTCTCAATGTACACGTCATCCACGCAGATGTGTGGATTTTCCAACGAGGAAAACATGTTGCGCTTACGCAAGTGCCTGAAAGGAAAGGCCATGGAGGCGGTAAGATGCCGGTTATTACACCCATCCAACGTGACTGGAGTGCTTGCTACGCTGAAAATGCTTTATGGTAGACCGGAGACAATTGTCCAAGCAACGATAAGCAAAATCCGTTGTCTGCCATCCCCGGACATAGATCGGCTAGAGAGTTTGGTGAACTTCGCACTCACGGTTGAGAATCTGGTAGCGACGATAGAAGCATGCGGAGTGCAGGACTTCATGTACAATGCTTCACTGAAGTTCGAGTTAGTCGATAGACTACCACCGACATTGCGGCTAGACTGGGCGAAATACACCCGAGGCAATCTAGCCCCAAATCTCGCGGATTTCAGTAAATGGCTTTACTCCATGGCGGAGGACGCAAGCGCAGTTATGTCGGCATCTACCAATGCCTTGCGAAGCCGAGGCAGCAAAAAGGACGCATTTATTAACGTTCACTCTGAAACAGCTAACGATCGATCTGGTGCTCCCGCGAATCAGATAAAAGATACGCGTGACCAAGGGCGAGAAGCGCCGAAGGATTGCTTTGCCTGCAAGGGTACATGCCCGTCGCTCGCAAAATGCAAACGTTTTACCGAACTGAGTTATGAGTCGAAGTGGGCAGTAATTCGTGAAGCGAAACTGTGTCGTAAGTGCCTCCGCAAGCATAATGGCACCTGCAGACAGCAAAACAAATGTGGAATCAACGGATGTATCTATCTACACCACCCCTTGCTACACTCTGAGAAAACTGATGCTTCCAGAAGGTTCTCCCAAGCGGAAGCCGCTACCGGTACCACCTGTAACGTTCATCAAGCCCAGACGAATGATGTACTGTTCCGGATTGTTCCAGTGGTTCTTTACGGTCCTTCGAAGATGGTTGAAACTTACGCGTTCATCGACGACGGATCCGAGCTCACACTTATGGAACATTCACTTGCGCAGGAACTCGGATTGCAAGGGTCGCAGAAAACACTCTGCTTAAAGTGGACTGGTGGAGCCAGCAGAATGGAGAACGAATCCCTCAAGGTAGACATGGCTATCTCTTCCGTAAGAAGCACATCCCAGAAGTATCAACTAGCTGACGTCCGGACTATACAGGAGCTGAGACTCCGGCCACAAACCCTGGTGGCATCCGAATTGCAAAATCGATATAAACATCTGGCCGGGATTCCCTTCGATTCCTACACCGAGGTCAGTCCGCGAATTCTAATTGGACTAGACAACGCGCAACTGGGGCATGCCTTCAAGAGTCGGGAGGGAAAGCCCTCTGAACCGATAGCTGTTAAATCGCGTCTAGGATGGATCGTGTACGGGAACTGCTCGTCAAATCAGCACCTCGGCAGCCACGTCAGCTACCATGCCGTACAAGTATGCGAGTGTAACGAAGGTTCTGACGAAAGTCTACACGCAGCGATGAAAAGCTATTTCACTCTCGATAGCATGGGTATCTCGAAGCCCGACAAGCCGCTTCTTTCCGTAGAAGATCAGCGTGCTATGGAAATCTTGGAAGCGGTAACAACACGTAAAGGAGGCCGATTCGAAACGGGTCTTCTTTTCAAGTATGAAGCTGTATGGCTTCCGGACAGTAAAGCGATGGCTCGTAAAAGATGGGAATGTTTGGAGCGGCGAATGGAGAAAGATGAGGTGTTGACGAGTGCGCTACGAGCAAAAATGGTTGAGTATGTCCAAAAGGGGTACGTCCGTAAGTTAACCGAAGCTGAATTGAAGATCCGTCGACCGCGTGAGTGGTATCTGCCAGTGTTCCCAGTCTATAACGCTAACAAACCGGGTAAACTGAGACTAGTTTGGGATGCAGCAGCTACGGTGCAAGGAATCTCCCTGAATTCAGTCCTGCTGAAAGGACCCGACCAGCTGGTGTCTCTGTTGTCAGTTCTAATCCAGTTCCGTGAGTTTCGGGTTGCAGTATGTGGAGACTTACGAGAGATGTTTCACCAGGTATCGATGAGATTGGAAGATCAGTACTGCCAGCTATTCTACTGGAAAGAGACATCGACGAAAGGTATGCCAGACGTATATATCATGCAAGTGATGACATTTGGAGCCTGCTGCTCCCCTGCGACTGCCCAATACGTCAAAAATACCAACGCAAAGCTGTTTGAACACGAGTACCCGCAAGCCGTCGACGCCATCGTGAATAAACACTACGTGGACGACATGCTTGCCAGCGTAGAAACAGAGGAAGAAGCTGTGAGGCTGGCACACGACGTGAAGCGCATCCACGCCGTTGGAGGGTTTGAAATGCGAAACTGGCTCTCAAACTCAACGACTGTCCTAGCATCCTTACAGGAAGAAGCGACAAATGAGAAGAACCTAGGAGTCGGGGAAGAGAATACTACTGAGAAGATATTGGGGCTTTGGTGGAACACGACTACAGATTGCTTCACCTTCAAAATATCTCCGCGATACGACCAAGACCTGCTGTCGGGAAGCCGGCGACCCACTAAACGTGAGGTACTTCGGACGCTCATGATGATGTTCGACCCGCTCGGCTTTATTTCGCATTTTCTAATGTACTTGAAGGTgctactgcaggagatctggagAACCTCGGTTGAATGGGATACGCCGATCGAAGAGCCACAGTTCCAGAAGTGGCTGATGTGGTTGAAGGTTCTGCCGGAAGTCACCAACGTCCAGATCCCTCGATGTTACAGATTATCTACGTCCCTAGGGAGTAACGTCCAAATGCATACGTTTGTCGACGCGAGTGAGAGTGGCTTTGCAGCGATCGTGTATCTCCGCTTCGAAGAAGGGGACTTGGTAGAAACCGCACTTGTCAGCACGAAAACGAGAGTTGCCCCGTTAAAATTCCTCTCCATTCCACGTTCAGAGCTGCAAGCCAGCATCTTAGGAGTTCGCTTAGCAAACAGCGTTGCCCAATCGCTATCTACGAAGATATCAGAGCGCTACTTCTGGACCGACTCCAGAGATGTTCTATGCTGGATAAACTCTGATCATCGCCGGTACAGCCCATTCGTGGCATTTCGAGTGAGCGAGATTCTGGAGACTACCGATGCGAAGCAGTGGAGGTGGGTTCCAACGAAACAGAACGTGGCTGACGAAGGAACTAAATGGACACGCCATCCCGATCTCAATCCTTCCAGCCGCTGGTTTCAAGGACCAGAGTTTCTTCGGAAATGTAAAGCAGATTGGCCTGCTACTCCTCGATATGGAGCGACAGATACGGAGCTACGAGCTCACCTGTTAACGCACGCTCCCGCGACAGAACTTGTCATCGACCCGCAGAACTTCTCAACGTGGGCAACCATGCTCCGAAGCACGGCGTACGTTTTTCGATACATATGCAACTCAAAACAGATGATCAGCACGAATCAACGAAAGGGTGGGCCGCTGACGCAGCAAGAATTAATTAGAGCTGAAACTTTTCTTCATCGTCTCGCCCAGCAGAGCGAATACGCTGACGAAATTGCTATTCTCTACGGTAATCGCCTGAGTGGAACTGAGGTGAAGTCCATCCCAAAGAGCAGCTCTATCGCCTACTTCTGTCCTTTCCTTGATGAGAAGGACCAGTTGAGAGTCCGTGGCCGGACCGGTGCATGCCCGTCAATCGATTACGACGCAGCCAATCCTATCATCCTTCCGGGCAAACACCGCATCACTCGTCTGATACTGCTCTACTATCATCGCAAGTACCACCACCAGAACCATAACACTGTCCTCAACGAGGTTAGACAGCGGTACAGGATCCCTCGCCTCAAGTCAGTCTACAATACAATCCGGAAACAATGCCAGAAATGCATGAACGAAGTGGCAACTCCACGACCGCCAGCCATGAGCGACTTGCCACCAGCACGTCTGGCCGCCTACTCACGTCCGTTTACACACATGGGAGTGGATTATTTCGGCCCGATCTTGGTTTCCGCAAAccgtaaaacagaaaaacgctGGGTACTGATAGCTACCTGTCTGACCATCCGTGCCATACACTTGCAAATTGCACACACACTCAGTACCGATTCCTGCGTTTTGGCTTTACGTAACGTCATAGGTAGGAGGGGTACACCGGCAGTCATCTATAGTGACCAAGGGACCAATTTTCGTGGTGCTAGTAAGGAACTGAAGGCTGCTCTCGAAAGTCTGGATCGGGAACGCCTGATGACCGAGTTCACTACTACCCACACTAGCTGGAGTTTCAACCCACCAGCCTCCCCGCATATGGGCGGAGCGTGGGAACGTCTAATCCGCACAGTCAAACAGAATCTCTGTAAGCTATTGTCGAATCGCCCGATCTCCTACGAGATCCTGGAAAACGCGTTGATAGAAGTGGAGAGCATAATCAATTCGCGACCACTGACCAGTATACCTTTGGAAGACGACGACTCGCCCGTGCTCACCCCAAACGACTTTTTGCTAGGCTCGTCTAGTGGATTGAAGCCATGGGTACATCTCGACGACAATCCTACAATGCTTCGAAACTGTTGGCGGCTCTCCCAAGCTTTGGCCAACCAATTCTGGAAACAATGGATACGCGACTATCTACCATCGATCACTCGCAGAACCAAATGGCTCGAACCAGCGAAACCCATTAAGACCGGTGACATCGTAATAATTGCTGATCCGAACTTCCCGCGAAACTGCTGGCCGAAAGGACGGGTTATAGCCACGAAACCAGGAGTAGACGGTCAAGTGAGATGGGCAACAATTCAGACCGTCAGCGGCATCTACGAGCGTCCAGCCGTAAAGCTCGCTGTTCTAGACGTGGGCGTCTGTCAGCATACGCCTCAGGATGACCATCGGCGTATTCCGGGGGGGAATGTTGATCCCGCCACGTCCAATGATCCGCCGAGCCCCAATGCTCCTATTGCTACTAACGCTCATGCGTCAACTCAGCTACACCCATGCCCCAATGAAGGGATCGTCGATGGAGCTAATGGTCAAACGAAAGTCACCAAAGCAGAGAAACGTCAATAG